A region of the Candidatus Zixiibacteriota bacterium genome:
ATCAGTAGCAGAAAGACTGTGTTCTACAATTGCAAGCAGGTTCCCGAAGCGACAGGCTTCGTGTTCAAACGCTTCGAAACGACCACACGCACGAATTGGCACTACGAGTGCGCGAAAGCGTACCTTGACGGAAGGCTCGGCACCCTCTAGCAGCTGGGACTTGCGGAAAACCGTCGATTAAGTACATTTTAACTCCAGAGAAATATGAGGCTAAATTGGAAGCCGTCCGTAAGGATGCCTATGAAAAAGGATATAATTTTGGGTACAATGAGGGTATGAGATATGGTAGACTAAAGGGTATGATGGACTGATCAAAAGGGATTTATAATATGAAAATTAAATTTTACGATATATTACGTATCTTGCCATTTACCATTATTTCATTGACGCAATAAGCCTGATTGATGCACATCCAGTCAAGCTCTAAGTTTCGCCGTCGAATAGCAGAAATATGAACAAGCGAGAAGTGCCGAGTTAACGCGCAATAAATGAGAAAAATAGCTGAAGCCCTTATTGAACTAATCATAAACGGGCATTGCGCTTTCTTTTTCTTTTAGAACGGGTTGGCGTATACTATAATTAATACGTATGCGATTTATCTGTTCATATAAGAAGGCATAAGAGATGTTTGAACAAGTCTATCTTGAGAATGCAATAAGCGAATTTCGGAATCTAAAAGTCCTCGCCGAGAAAGCTGTCGCCCAGTCCGATGCAGTAAGCGGAGACTTGTTTTTTCATTGTCTCGACGACGAATCAAATAGCATCGCGCTTATCTACAAGCATATGGCGGGGAATATGATTTCTCGCTGGACAGATTTCCTGACAACCGATGGAGAAAAACCACTGAGAAATCGCGACGGCGAGTTTGTCGTTGACTCTGCGGAAAACAGAACCTCGATCGATACACGCTGGGAGGAAGGCTGGGGTGTGCTTTTTGCTACACTCATGTCTCTCAACGCCGAGGACCTTGGCAAGGAGGTCACCATTCGCGGTTCATCAATCTCGGTTGTTGCCGCTATAAATCGTCAATTGACCCATTACGGCCAGCATGTCGGCCAGATAGTGCTTCTGTCAAAACATTTCGCTGGTTCAAAATGGCAGTCTTTGTCAATTCCGAGGAAACTTTAAACTTTTCGACTCTATTTTGCGTTAAATAGCAGACATGATCAAACGAACCGCCAGTCTTATCTTCGGGCTTGTTGTAGCCCTTTTTGTTCCCAACTCATCGTTTGGCTGAGCGCTTTGAGCTTCGCGTGATTCGCCGGTCGGCGGAAGTCAGAATACATCTTCATCTGCGGGTTATTTGAGACTTGGCTTTGATTTTACACGCGCGGATAAGAATCAACTACGGACTGGCCGGAATAGCATAACCGACACTCAAGCTCCAAGCTACGTTCATACCTTCGGGAAGAGGCTCGAGACTGTAACCCCCTCCGTCGATTATTCCCTGACGAGTCGTTTTGG
Encoded here:
- a CDS encoding DUF1572 family protein, encoding MFEQVYLENAISEFRNLKVLAEKAVAQSDAVSGDLFFHCLDDESNSIALIYKHMAGNMISRWTDFLTTDGEKPLRNRDGEFVVDSAENRTSIDTRWEEGWGVLFATLMSLNAEDLGKEVTIRGSSISVVAAINRQLTHYGQHVGQIVLLSKHFAGSKWQSLSIPRKL